In a single window of the Nitrospirota bacterium genome:
- the hfq gene encoding RNA chaperone Hfq: protein MSMNLQDMFLNQIRREKILVTVYLITGKTVQGTIKGFDSFSIFLKHDQQELIYKHAIVSIVPQKEVQSLKEPEDRVSAEKKQGGTIDLKVLQS from the coding sequence ATGAGTATGAATTTACAAGACATGTTTCTGAATCAAATCAGACGAGAGAAAATTTTGGTGACTGTTTATCTGATTACTGGAAAAACGGTGCAAGGGACGATAAAAGGTTTTGACAGTTTCTCCATCTTCCTTAAGCATGACCAGCAGGAACTGATTTATAAACATGCGATCGTTTCAATCGTTCCACAAAAAGAGGTTCAATCCTTAAAAGAACCGGAAGACAGGGTGTCCGCGGAAAAGAAACAGGGCGGAACAATAGACCTGAAAGTTCTTCAATCTTAA
- the mtnP gene encoding S-methyl-5'-thioadenosine phosphorylase, with translation MIKIGVIGGSGLYEMEGLTGIKKVMVKTPFGAPSGPLMTGTLEGHPVAFLARHGQGHKLLPSEINYRANIFGMKTLGVERIISVSAVGSMKEHIQPGHLVIPNQFYDHTRSRRSTFFGDGIVAHVSFAHPVCLDLADHLFQAGKEVGATIHQGGTYLCMEGPQFSTRSESFIYRSWGVDVIGMTNVTEAKLAREAEICYSTIALATDYDCWHEEEESVNVESVIKILNQNVAMSKKLIKQAIPKLGEERKCSCSFALKNAIITSKKGIPAKVKNKLKPLIQKYL, from the coding sequence ATGATTAAGATCGGAGTCATTGGCGGAAGCGGGCTGTATGAAATGGAAGGATTGACCGGAATCAAAAAAGTGATGGTTAAGACACCCTTTGGCGCTCCATCAGGACCTTTGATGACCGGGACTTTGGAAGGGCATCCTGTAGCCTTTTTAGCGAGGCATGGTCAGGGCCATAAACTCCTTCCATCGGAGATCAATTATCGGGCCAATATTTTTGGAATGAAAACATTGGGAGTGGAGCGAATAATTTCCGTAAGCGCTGTCGGGAGTATGAAGGAACATATACAGCCCGGGCACCTGGTTATTCCGAATCAGTTCTACGATCATACCAGGTCCCGAAGGAGCACCTTTTTTGGAGACGGGATCGTGGCCCATGTTTCCTTTGCCCATCCTGTTTGTCTGGATCTCGCGGATCATCTTTTTCAGGCGGGGAAGGAGGTCGGGGCCACGATCCATCAAGGGGGAACCTATTTGTGCATGGAAGGTCCTCAATTTTCCACGCGCTCTGAATCGTTTATCTATCGCTCATGGGGAGTCGATGTCATCGGGATGACGAACGTTACGGAAGCAAAGCTCGCCAGAGAGGCTGAAATTTGTTATTCCACCATCGCCCTTGCGACGGATTATGATTGCTGGCATGAAGAAGAGGAAAGCGTCAATGTCGAAAGCGTCATTAAAATCTTAAATCAAAATGTGGCGATGTCTAAAAAATTAATTAAGCAGGCCATTCCGAAACTTGGGGAGGAACGGAAATGTTCCTGCTCGTTTGCTTTAAAAAATGCTATTATTACTTCGAAAAAGGGGATCCCGGCGAAAGTGAAAAACAAGTTAAAGCCCCTTATCCAAAAATATTTATAA